Within Desulfomonilaceae bacterium, the genomic segment TTTAATAGAGAATCAAATGTTCCCGCGTCGGTCCACCACCCGTCAATCTGTGACCATGTCATAGTCCCCTGGTCAATGTAAAGATTGTTGACATCGGTTATTTCCAGTTCTCCCCGTTCCGATGGGTCCAACGTCTTTATGAAGTCGAAGACCTGAACATCATACATGTATATCCCCGTGACAGCGTAATTTGAAGGAGGATCAACGGGCTTTTCAATTATTCTTACAACTTTGTCTCCTTCAAGCACAGGAACCCCAAATCGCTGGGGATCTTCAACCTCTTTAAGCAATATCCTGGCCCCTGACCCCTGTTTTCGATATCCTTCAATCGCTTGCTGAATGGTTTTTTCTAGAAGATTGTCGCCAAGCACGACGCAGACAGGCCCACATGCCGCATGGTTTTCGGCAAGCGCCAAAGCGTCGGCTATACCACCTTCGCCTTCCTGGTAGGCATAGCTGATATTCTTGACTCCATATTCCTTCCCATTACCCAGTAACCTCAGGAAGTCTCCTGGATGATTACCTCCCGTGACAATAAGAATGTCATCGATTCCCGCTTTAACCAGACATTCGACCGGATAGGTAATCATAGGCCTGTTGTATATCGGCAACAGGTGCTTGTTGGTAATTTTGGTTAGGGGGAATAAACGAGTGCCCAAACCGCCAGCGAGGATAACACCCTTCATCTGAGATCTCCTTCCGGTCGATCAGAAGATACTTGTGAGGTAAACGCGTTCAATATTATTTTCGAATATTACTATTTTCCTCAATGTTTGATCAAGCCTGGAAACTAACATAGAATTACGACTAATTCCTGAAATCATTTTCAGGCGTTGTAAAGCCTAAATCGTTGACTAAACCTGAAAACTACGATAATTGGGGTTCAGGGTGAAAATGCGGGAAAGCTTTGATAAAAAAGGCCAGGACAATAGTTCAAAGCTAACAATTTCTCAATTGTTGGCCAAATTCAGAATATTGCTTGAAATTGGCAGAGGCCTTCTTGGACAGGACCCTTTCAATCAAAAAATCCTCTCTACGATCTCCCTCATCAATCGTTTATTAGGAAATCGCGCAGATATCGCCATATGGCTTGAAATAAACGGAGACATTTTCGGAGAAAAACCCGAAAACGGTCACGGTGCCCTTTTCATTAAAGATATCCAGGTCCAAAACCGCGTCTGCGGTCGATTAGGCGTAAAATACGGCCGAGATGAACAAATCTTTCCTGAAGACGAATATTTTCTGGAGGAAGTAGCGGAATCCATCGGAAGGAAATTAGAAGTTCATGAATTGAATCAGATGCTGAGACAGTCAGAGGAACGCTACAAGAAATTAGCGGCAAACCTGTCTCAGGAGATGTGGCGCCGAACTGAAGCTTTGGCGAGTGAAACAGGATATCTTGAAGGCATATTGAGATCATCCGCAGATATGATCATGACTACAGACCTCGATTCCAGGATCGTTGAATTCAATCCTGCGGCGGAAAAGCTGTTAGGATATTCCGCTGAAGAAATTCAGGGCCACAAGATCCATGAGGTATGGGTCGACACATGTGAACGGAACGAGATCCTGGAAGAGGTTCAAAACTCTGGTGGAATAAGAAATTACAAGACCAAACTTAAAAGAAAAGATGGCGCAATTGTTGAAATATCCCTCACCCTGTCTCAGTTAAAAGATAACGAAGGACGACTTCTTGGGACAGTAGGAATAAGTAGGGACATCGGACAGGACAACGCCATTACCAGAGAATTGGAAAGACTCAACAAGAACTATCGGGAAGCTATTCATTTCATAAATCACGAAAACAAGAATTCTCTTCTGGTGATCGGTGGGTTCGTCAAGAGACTGCTCGACACTGAGACGGATCCGAAGCGACGGGAACAACTTGAAATTATATATCATCATTCCACCTTTCTGGAAGCCATGAGTCGCGATTTTCTTACTATGGCGGACCTTGAGCAGGGAGAGTTTCAGATCCGTAGGCAGGAAATCGGAAATTTCTATGAAGAGGTCCTGTTGCCTGCAATGGTTGGGCTTAAAGAACGGTACCCTAACTCTTTCGACAGTTATGATCAAAGTCTGGGAGGCGTAGGTTTAGTTCCTGTTTATGGGGACCCCAGATTTCTGGAAATTGTCTACCGCAATCTGTTCGGGAACGCTCTGAAATATGGATACCCCGGAGGCAGAATAGCGTACGGAGTGGTCGACCTTGGCGATAAATTCTTGTTCAATGTTTGGAACGAAGGCCCAGGAATTGAGTTCGAAGAGCGAGAAATGATATTTGAGAAATTCTACAGAATACCTAACGAAATAACTCGTACAAAACGTGGAACAGGGTTGGGCCTCTACAACATCAAGAGGATTATTGAGGCTCACGGTGGAAATATCTGGTGTGAATCAGAAATGGGAAAGTGGGTTAATTTCCTTTTTACTCTACCCAAAGAATGAAGGTCATTATTCTTTAGATAAAAATCCTCTTCAGTTATTTGGAGGCGACTTTTGGACTGGAATCAACAGAAACGCTCTTGGAAGCTGACGTTTCTTTGATGGCTTTGTGATACAGCAGACGAGTGTCTCTGAAATGGTTAGGACTCCCCAACACTACTATTACAAAGACGTTTTTCCCGGGTGTAAACTCAGAGGCGAGGCAATGGCCGGCTCTGCATGTAAACCCTGTTTTTCCTCCCACCACCGGGAGATTATCCCGCAGTAATTTATTTGTGTTTCTGATTGCATAACCTTTGGGATTGAGTTTACTGGCGAGCACGTAGGATTTTTTCTGACAAATGGTCCTTATGGTCAGGTTTGAAAAAGCTATCCTTGCGATAGTTGCAATTTCGCGCGCAGTGGAGACATTTGCTTCACTTTCGGGTTCTTTGTCGTCTTTAGTAGCGGAACCGAGCTTTTTATCCAGCCCACTCGGAGTGAAAAACTGAGTATGGACGGCGCCTATGCTCTTGGCTTTCTGGTTTAGAGCCTGGATAAATTTTGTCTTGCCGCCGGGAAACGCGCACGCTAAAGCTTCCGCGCAGTCATTGCCTGAGCTTATCAGCATCCCATGCAACAAATCTTTGACCGTAAGGGTATCTCCCGGTTTCAAGCCGACTACGGATTTGGGAACAGTCTTAATGTGGTCCGGAATGGTTATTTCCCTGTCAAGCGGCATATGATCCAGAGTTAGCAACGCTGTTACCATTTTGGTCAGGCTGGCGATAGGCAATTTCTGGTCTGCGTTTTTGGATATCAATGTTTGATTGTTCGCGAGGTTGACGCAATATGCGGCCTTGGCCTGGACTCCGGGGGAAACCGGCTTTATATATTTCGTTCTGGACGGTTTTATCGATGATTTCTTCTTGACCTTTACGTGAGGCTTTTTTGCGGTCTTCTTGGCCACAACTTGCTGCCTGGACGATTTTGACGCGGCAAAAGAGTCCCCACAGGAGCCCGTCAGGAAAACCAGTGTCAAAGATATCGTGAAATAAATAAGACATAATTTAGAACGAGAAAAATGGCAGTCCGCTCCAGCATGATCAGTCTTTGCGTTAGGTGACATTTTTACCCTGTTAAACTAATCTCTTAATAGGGCTATTGTATAGCACACTTTATCGTTTTTTTAAAGATGTTTAGACTTGGAGCGTGACCTATTAATATCGCGCGCTATTTCAGTAATAGATCTGAAGGAGGCCGTTCTTATGGTTAGAGCCAGACTGTGGTTCCGTTGCGCTGCAATGCATGATCCCGTCACCCCGAGGTTGGTTAGCCCGGCGGTCATAGGTTGGATGGCGAAAAATCGGAGGGTGGATCTGACGATTGAACGTGACTTCACGGGCACGGAACTGCTCAAGAGAATGAAAGGCTGGATAACAGTGAGTCCCAAGGACGCCATAGAAGTTTTTGAAAAACATGGGAGACTCAAAACCTTTGATGATGGTGAACTGGTGATCGAGGTCGAATCCGAGGAACTTTTTGAGGCTTTGACCGGTGAGATCCAGAAGAGATTCAAGGATCAATGTGATCTGGAAAGGATCTGAATCATCCAACCAGCGTCATTGCAAGTCAAATGGACAAAGCGTCAATATCTTTTTCGCCTGTTCTAACGCGAATTACGGATTCGACGCGTGTAACAGTTACGACGCTGTCATCCAGTTTTCCAGAGGATCCATGTAAACAGACGGCCTCGATAACTGATACAACCAGCCAGTCGGGTACCACCACCTGTATGTTAATGTGAGGTGTCAGATCGGCTGACCGGGCATCGGCGGAGCTGAACCTGGAACCTGTTCTCTGAGAAACAACCTGTCTAAGTATTTCAGTGACGGTCATTCCTCCAATGCCGAGATCGGCCAGCGCTTCTCTGACATCATCAAGTTTAAAAGGTTTGATAGTGGCTTCTATTGAAAACATAAGCTGGATTGTCGTAAGGTCTTGGAGTAAGCAATTTTTAAAAATAGAACAAATGATTTGACATAAAAGCATATCGTAAAATAGATTAAAAGGCTATATATGAAACGGTTAATTCTAAATGCCCCCGTAGCTCAGGGGATAGAGCGACGGATTCCTAATCCGCAGGTCGCAGGTTCGATTCCTGCCGGGGGTACCAAAGAAATCAGTAAGTTAGGTACCAAGAAACACAAAAAAGTGACTCACTAATCACCTTAATCTCAAAAATGCTAACATTTTGCTAACATCCATGCTATCCAGCATTCTATTTTCCACTCTTAGAAGCAACTAGAATTTGAGTTAACCCATGGTCGTAAGTGAACTTATCAATGGCGTTGACAAGTTCGTCGTCGCTGATAACCCCATATCTCTCTGACACATCTAAACTGCGGTCGCTGTGGCCTAGTATTGACTCTCGTATCTCTGAATCTATTCCTGGCCGTCATGCGTTTGTCTTCCATGTATGGCGCCATCGTAACTTGTGAACCTCGCCCTGGCGCATACCTTGTGAGATAACTAACCCATATCATATCCTGATACCACTCTGGGCATTCACCAATTATCCGTTGAATATCATCAAACCCGATGTAGACATGCCGTAGACTTGATTTTTCCGATAACCGCTTCAATAAACGACAATGCAGTTTCTGGAACATTAACTGGCTTCGGCGCTATTTCAGATGGCATTTCCCATTTCTGGTTTGTGAACAACCTGATACATGTCTGTTTAGCTGGCCCTGTAAGCCCACCATAGTCATTGCGTTGCAATGCGTCCCAAAGTTCAGCTTCGATTGCCGCGGCCTGACGTTTCCAAGTGACTGAAAAATATACAAAGTATAGAAGAATATACTTGACACTGGTTCTATACAAGTATAGACAGTATATAGATTGATTGAGAAAGGTACCAGACAATGAGAGTAGCCCAATATTTGAGAGTCTCTTCAGCAGACCAGAAAAAAGAGGGAACAAGTCTCATGGTCGAACAGAAACAACTTCAATCTTTCTGTGACATGAAAGGCTACTCAGACATAACCGTCTATAAGGATGGCGCAGTGAGTGGTGGAAAACCAATGCTGGAAAAACCAGCGGGAACAAGTCTTATGGAAGACGCAAAGAATGGGAAACTTGACCTTATCCTAATCACGAAACCAGACCGTGGATTGAGAAATGTTGTAGATTCCCATTCAAACCATCGAGGCATTAGATAAATTCAAAGTTAAAGCTGCTGAATGAATTGCCACCTGATAATCAAGAGAAGTTCAAGGAATATTTGAATGAGTCTGTCAAAAGAAGAAGAAAACCAGCTAAGAGACATCTTAAAGTGGTGGTCAGGAAAGAGCGTCGAAAATAACCCGAAATTCAGCCATGACAGTCCACGAGTAGCACCGGTAAGGTTGTCGGCCCAGATGTATGAAGATGCTCTTCAATTGGCTCGTAGCAAAGCGAATTACCGCACCTTCAGTCGTATGATGGAAATGCTGATATGGAAGGAATTGGGGTCCGACCCGAAGTATCTCAAGGCATCCACATCAAGAGATAATCAACAGTCGTCTCTAAAATTGTCGCTGGAAAAGGATGTAGACGATTAGTCGGTCATGTCATGTGACCACCTGCTTAACGGGGTCTAACTTATGGGAGGTATGGACGTGGTAGCAATAGAAAATTATTCGAGCGATTCACACATTTTTCCACCGTTTATTTTCGATGGTAGCCGCAAAGGAAGAGCGGAAGCAATCCAGGACTTCTTGGCTAAAGACACAACAGACCAGTTCATAACAATTGATTGGTGCCTGAAAAAGTATAAGCAGGGCTCGAATAGGCTCTCTGTTGAAGATATATTGGGCGTAATGTGCGGAGAGCGGGTGAAACTGGAATCCAGATATGACACGTATCAGGACTAACATGAATGCATGAAATTATTATTGATAACGGTGCCACACAAGAGGCTCGTAGCAAAGAGACTTACCGCACCTTGAGCTGGATGCTGGAAATGCTGATATAGAAGGATTTGGGGCCCGACCCCAAATACCTCAAGACACACGCCACGATTGATGATAATAAGGGGTCGTTATCTTTAGACAAGGTAGATTAGCCATGAAACATCTGATTCTCGCCGCGCTGATTCTCACACCTACTCTACGTCTAGCCGCTGATAGCGATACCTATCGGAACAAGGATGGTGATATTGTAGGTGACACTTCACGTCCCGGCGATGTAATAAATTACACGGACAAGAATGGCAATTATGCCGGCAGCGAAACCCGTTACAACAATGGTAAAACTGTGTTCAGAAACAAAGACGGTGACATTATTGGCATCATAAACAAGGACAGTGATTGATATGGATGAGCTAGAATCATTCGTGGAAACCCATTTCGTTGCAATCAGTCGAGGTGAATCAATCTACATTGACCTTGCTGAAAAAGCTGGCATTATGCCGCTAGACGCTTTAGATTCGATGCCGTCCTTGTTATCATCCTCTTGGACTGAGCCAGAATATTTCCTTGCTGCTTTGGGTAAAGATGATATTTCAGCCATTCAAGAGGCTCGTAGCCATTTTGGTTTACCGCCAGTGGAATAGAACCTGAATGGTTCAGCCCCAACCACACCGAACATGCCAATTACAGCCACATAGTCAAAAACGTGCCTATAAGCGCTTTGCACGTGGATATTTACTTTAACGGATTTCGTTTTCGCGTTGAACGTGAATGACAGCTTCCCATTTATAAATCTCGTTCAGTTGTCTAAAGAATCTGGACCACTGCAGCTTTGATTAGTTAATATTATCTTGTAATGAGAGAGGAGAATGACAATGACAACGGCAGTGGCAATAATAATTATCCTTATGTGTATATTAATCGGCTGGAGAATTGGCTTTATAGTAAAAGAACGCACGATGCGTGCAATGACGAAACAGGCAAAGAACAAGGCTGAGAACAACATAAGACCAGAATGAAACATGCTCTGTGAGCCGATTACCGTTTCTGAGATGTATCATTCTATGGTTAACGGCCTGAGAATCAACGTTTCGTCCAACATGGCATTGAACTTAATTAATCAAACTCAATGTGGTAATCCGATAGTTTAAATTATAAGGAGCAAACTTGGTTACGATGAAAATATTCGATAGATTTAAAAAACCTAAAAATAAGCCTGAACGCCATTATTATAATAGTACAGATTGTTATGGAGTGCCGTCTGAAGTCGCTTTACCACTAATTGACGAATCTTTTACGCCGGACCAAATAAGGTCATCACGTCATTCACCTGAGCAATTCAAAGAGTATTGTAAGAAGTTATTAGAGGCGGCCCAGATATCCAAGGAAAGATATGTTTCTATCGTAGGTGAAGAACCTAATAATTTGCCTTTGGTCCCTATTACGGAAGACAAAAAATCGCCAGAGTGACGGGCCCGAAAAGATACGTGAACTGCTTCAGATATTTTCGATTCCCGTTTTGTCATGAGTCGATGCCAACTGTGGCCGTCTCACCAATAATATGAGCGCATATTCGTGCGGTAGGCGGCTAAGAATCGAGCCCAGTGTCCTGGAAACCCTGTGCCTTCGAATGTAGAAGAGGTAAGCGTCAATCCTGGCCTATTTCGTCCATTTCTTTCTGCCACTCCTTCCAATACTTTTTCTCACAGTTAGAAATACAAATGGAACGGAGTCGCCATAGGCTATCGGAGCTACCGCCACCACCCCTGAAGTACATCCCGGCTCCTCCGCCGGTAGGGTTATTACATCTGCTTAAACATGCTGTGCGGCCTTGTTCTACGCTTTCATACGAGATTGCGGGCGCTATAAATAACCCGAAATTTGTAAGCAGGACGGCTATAAGCATGACCATTACAGTTAATGCGTAATTCTTGGTTGTCATGGCGAGCGCTCCTTTCTTCACATTTAGTCAACGTGTGCTATATGACACTAGATGCTAATTTCTATGTAAGGTTTCCAGCCTCTGTAATCTTGCCCTCCGGGGAAAACCATTCCCGCTTCCTACACCACCGAAGAGAATTTCTGAAGATGGCAGGGTTATGGCAAAAATTGCTACTCCTTATCATTCATCCAGGTTTAGTAGAGGCTTACAATGGAATAAGTTCAGAAAGAAACTTCCATTGTTCCTTCAAAAGCGTTTATTGAACTCCTGCCTTGGAGCAATGCTTCATTGGAACCGACTCCAATGACTTTGTAGGCCTGATCAAACCATGGTCCGGGTTGCCAATAGGCCCAGCGTGAACGAAATGTCATGTGTTCCAGCAATTTCCAGTCTACGCCAAAACCCATTTCCCACCCCAAGTAACCATCATCTACAAAAGGGTTTGGGTTCGGGCCAAACCCATTGTTGCGTTTCCATGTTTGCGCCTGACCAATAGATGTGGATCCATTTGTTGCAGTTGTCCCTTTTCCACCAGCGTAAAACCCATTCTGTTCAACTCTATGGGCCCACAGATAGCTACCCCAAATATTTAGATTCGACGCCAGGGCGTAATCCATCCTGACCGCCAAACCGTAGGCGTCACCCATCTGACCATTTTCATCGCAGTTTTGGCCGATTGCGGATGGATTAATTACGCCATTTGGGGCAGTAACCCATGGAGTGTCGTTGCCCCCACCGTAAGTGTAGAACATAAGATATTGATATGGAGTCATTACCTGATAATTAACAGCCCACCCGCCATAGTTCTTGGATGCGTTGTTCTTGTTCAGGGCGTTTCCACCAGACCAGGCGAACATGAAAGAAGTTTTAGCCGGTCCCATTAAAGCCCCAAATTCGGAGAAAGCATATGATCGTTCGGTATAGTCGGGGAATGCGTGAATGTAGTATCGGTCATCCTGTGAAAAGCCGTATTCAGCGTTCGCAAATATTCTGCCATTATTGTATTTGAAATAAAATGCGTTGAACACAGCAGAGTGATCATAACCATAGTAGTTCCAGGCAGTTCCTTGCGAGTCCGTCCTGGTCTTCGGCCCCGGGATAGTACTACTAACATAGTTGTTCACATGGTAATTCTGACACACAAGTATCCATCCGATATCGACAGGGCCGTTTGAGTAAGTTATTGCGCCTGCCGCCTGGGCAGTGTTTCTTGTAGCGCTATCAGGGTTGTTCGTATACGAGGGTAGACCATCCGGTGGATAGTATGAGGCGTATCCTTCCTGAACCGGATAGCTCCTCGCTACCCAGAGCGCCGGAATAATTCGAAAAGGACCATACGGAATTATCATGACCAATGCGGACCCTCGGTTATTAAATCCCAAGAGAGCGCCGGTCCCGAACACAAAGTCTTTGGCCGTGCTCAACGAAAGAATTCCCCAAGGAACTTGGGCCGTCAATTTGAACTGACTTATACTCGGGATCATTGCCGTGTCGAATGCGTTCCGGCTCACCCGATCTTCGTAATACCTTTCTAAAGGCCCGTTCGTGACCACGTCACGATGGTTGTATTTCTGTCTGATACCTGAAAGATCTACTGTGGCCAGAAAGTGTAAGGCCTGATTCACCGTCAGCTTGGGATAGAATGTCATACGTTGATCGTTTAGGAATCCATCAGATTCACTATTGGAAAAGCCGCCTCGAACAATCCTGACATTACCGGCGTTGGAACCTGAGTTCAGGGTTGAGTCATTAGGATTGTATCCACGATAGTAATTCGGGCCGGCAAATCCGATCAAAGCGTTTGAGTTGTTCTGCGCGTTCATGTTTCCGAACAAGTCATCATATCCGCCTATTCTTCCCCAGTAACGATACCTCCATTCGAACTCACCAGTCATGGAAAACTCCCATGCGTATGAGAAGCCGACAGAACCAAAGACCAGCCCCAATACCACTAGAAACAACGCAAGTTTCTTCATCCTATACTCCTGAAAAATCAGAAGATTCTAAAATGACCACATGGTCATTCGATGGATCAAAAAAAAGATCTGACAGCGTTATCCCCTTTCAGGAATATAAAATTCTCAAATTCCGTAAAGTTGTCAGATCTGATCTTATGGTTAAAATTTAATAGAAATCTTGTAACCTAAAAAGAGCAAATTCTACAACAAAAATCGGTAAAGAGCGCACTGGTGGTGATGAAACCGTGAACCATGGTGGCGGGGAGTTCGCAAGAGGATTTGTTTATACAAGCGCTGCTGAGTCATACTTCGCTCTTCTAAAACGTGGCGTAATGGGGATTTTCCATCATCTTTGCAAAGACCTTCTTCACAGATATTGCGACTAATTCCCGTTTCATTATATTACAATGAGAGTCTACACTGACAAACGAGCTTGACAATTTTCCAGGAAAGGAGCGCTGGCCATGACAACAAATAATTACGCATTGGTTGTGGCAGCCATGCTGTTAGCTATCCTGTTAACCAATTTTGGCCTATTTATAGCGCCTGCAATCTCAAGTGAAAGCGTAGAACAAGAGCGGACTCTCTGTATAGAAAATTGCAAATATCGCTACTGGCCTCCAGGAGACGACTGGCGTTTGTATTTTAAGTGTGTTGACGATTGTGAGAAGAACTCTTGGAGAAAATGGCAAAAAGACATGGACAAACTCGAGAAGGATTAATCCGGCGGATCAGGAATGTTGCGTAAGCGCCGCTCCCATTATTGAGTATTATCGTCAAGTCTCTGATATTACTCAAAATAGGCCACAATATCAGCGTCAGATAAAAACTCAATCCCCTTTCTTTTTACGGCTCAGACCCCAGAGATGTAATCCGGGCTTTTATGCGGATTGACCCGAAGAGCCTGCGCTCATAAACCCAAAGGTTACGTGTTTTACCCGGATTTTTCACCAAAGAAAGTAACAAATCTCCTTCTCTTAATCAATTCTGGCATAGGCGTGGCTGAGTACTACCCCACCGCTGTGGGTGCGGCTGCGGATAAGGTAACGGTCGCCTTTATCCTCCCATCCCTCTGTAACAAGAGTGTCGCCGGGATAGACCACTCCTGAGAAACGGGCATTGAATTCCTTAAAGCGTGAAGCGTCTCCATCACAGGCGCCGCGGAGAATGGCTCGGGTCGCGTAGCCGTAGGTGCAGAGGCCATGCAGGATGGGTTGGGGAAAACCTCCATTGTGGGCAACATTTGGGTCCAGGTGCAAAGGATTGAAATCACCGTTCAGCCGATAAAGCGCAGCTTGGTTTTCCGGGATATGATACGAGATCGCAAAATTCGGCTGAACTCCATCGGGAGGTTCAAGCGCTTCGGTTTTGGGTCCTGGATCCCCACCGAAGCCTCCTGCTCCAACATAGAAAACGCTGTGTTCGGCTTCGGCCAAAAGCTCATACGTTCCACTCATGACCTTCATTCTCCAGAGAATCAGCGCTCCTTTGACTTTGTCGTAAATATTTGTGATTTCTCCTTCAACGAAGGCCTTCCCTTCAGGTGGAATCGCTCGATGGAGTTTTACCGATTCTTCACCATGAATAAATCTGGAAAGGTTGACCTTGAGATCTTTGAAGAGTTCAGCAAAAACATCAGCGCCCATGACGGTGGCAAAGCTCGGAAAGACCTTCAGCCCGCCTTCGGCATTCTCGTAAATAAACTGGAGTTCGTCTGTCTGCGCCCCGATACTCAGCGCATATAGCACAACATCTTTCCACGTATATTTGAGCGGGACCGGGCCGTATTTCTTACCGATCAGGGCCAAATCAATCATGCTTACCTCCTAACTTCCATCAATTCAAAACGGCTTGTCTGTCTGTGCCTTAATCTCCCCTTGTGGCGTCTCGGAGTTCCTCACATGTCGCAAAGCTTTGTTTGCGGTGGAATAAAAAGAGTCTCGGACAAAGTCCGGTATTCCGCCTGGGAGGCTAACTTCGGAGCCGTCGGCATCGGGATTACATTGGTTTGTAGAATAGCATTCAGTTCCTAAGAAAATCTAGTTCTAATTTTGCTCTGATCGCTGTCTGGTTATCGGCGCAATCAATTGGCTGACTAGCTGACGGTATTGCCCCAGTATTCCAACATTTTGTTAACTCTCCTGGGTGTTGGCCGGGTCTGTTTCCTTGATCGAAAACTTCTTCTGAAGCCACTATGCCTTAAATGGCGCGAAATTCGCTTTCCTCTGTCTGGAAAGAACTCAGTGTGGATTCAAAAGCCCCTTCCTTCCTTGGTAATCTCGACTGATTCACCGTTCAGTCATCGGCCGAGAATGTTATTCGGAAAAAAACTGCTTTACAGTGCTGTTAATGTGGTGTTAGATTAAATTTGTCAAAATCGGGAGACCATTTATCTCACCAATTCATCGTCATTGAACAGGATTCAGATTCCATGCAGTCAGTCAGCGGTCATGTGAGTGATGATGCTGAGGCAAGCCGGCAAAATGACGCTGCCTCGACGACAAAATGGAAGATCCTGGCGGCAGCGGAAGAAGTGATGTCCGAGAAGGGCTTTGCCTCCTCATCGATTTCTGAGATCGCCCGCAAAGCCAATGTGACCGATTCAGTTATTTACCAGCATTTTAAAGGCAAACAGCATCTTCTCTTCTCGGTTCCCGGCGAAAAACTGAAAAACCAGTTGGTTTTGTTGAAAGAGCATCTGGCAGGAATGCGTGACGTGCAGAGCCAACTGCAAAAAGTCATGTGGTTGCAACTCCGATACCATGACACCCACCGTGGTTATGCGCGGTTGCTACTTCTGGAATGCCGATCATTTGAGGCGTTTTATTCCAGTCCTGCGTATGAAATCCTGCGCGAATACACCCGTATAGTGTCTTCAATATTAGCTCGGGGGGTCAAAGAAAGAAGATTTCGCTCTGATGTCCCCATTCGGCTTATGCGTGATACGATTCTAGGGACCCTGGACATGGTAACCATCAGCGCTCTTACAATC encodes:
- a CDS encoding sugar phosphate nucleotidyltransferase, with the translated sequence MKGVILAGGLGTRLFPLTKITNKHLLPIYNRPMITYPVECLVKAGIDDILIVTGGNHPGDFLRLLGNGKEYGVKNISYAYQEGEGGIADALALAENHAACGPVCVVLGDNLLEKTIQQAIEGYRKQGSGARILLKEVEDPQRFGVPVLEGDKVVRIIEKPVDPPSNYAVTGIYMYDVQVFDFIKTLDPSERGELEITDVNNLYIDQGTMTWSQIDGWWTDAGTFDSLLKASNLVAHGGANKV
- a CDS encoding ATP-binding protein; protein product: MRESFDKKGQDNSSKLTISQLLAKFRILLEIGRGLLGQDPFNQKILSTISLINRLLGNRADIAIWLEINGDIFGEKPENGHGALFIKDIQVQNRVCGRLGVKYGRDEQIFPEDEYFLEEVAESIGRKLEVHELNQMLRQSEERYKKLAANLSQEMWRRTEALASETGYLEGILRSSADMIMTTDLDSRIVEFNPAAEKLLGYSAEEIQGHKIHEVWVDTCERNEILEEVQNSGGIRNYKTKLKRKDGAIVEISLTLSQLKDNEGRLLGTVGISRDIGQDNAITRELERLNKNYREAIHFINHENKNSLLVIGGFVKRLLDTETDPKRREQLEIIYHHSTFLEAMSRDFLTMADLEQGEFQIRRQEIGNFYEEVLLPAMVGLKERYPNSFDSYDQSLGGVGLVPVYGDPRFLEIVYRNLFGNALKYGYPGGRIAYGVVDLGDKFLFNVWNEGPGIEFEEREMIFEKFYRIPNEITRTKRGTGLGLYNIKRIIEAHGGNIWCESEMGKWVNFLFTLPKE
- a CDS encoding serine hydrolase, with amino-acid sequence MSPNAKTDHAGADCHFSRSKLCLIYFTISLTLVFLTGSCGDSFAASKSSRQQVVAKKTAKKPHVKVKKKSSIKPSRTKYIKPVSPGVQAKAAYCVNLANNQTLISKNADQKLPIASLTKMVTALLTLDHMPLDREITIPDHIKTVPKSVVGLKPGDTLTVKDLLHGMLISSGNDCAEALACAFPGGKTKFIQALNQKAKSIGAVHTQFFTPSGLDKKLGSATKDDKEPESEANVSTAREIATIARIAFSNLTIRTICQKKSYVLASKLNPKGYAIRNTNKLLRDNLPVVGGKTGFTCRAGHCLASEFTPGKNVFVIVVLGSPNHFRDTRLLYHKAIKETSASKSVSVDSSPKVASK
- a CDS encoding P-II family nitrogen regulator — translated: MFSIEATIKPFKLDDVREALADLGIGGMTVTEILRQVVSQRTGSRFSSADARSADLTPHINIQVVVPDWLVVSVIEAVCLHGSSGKLDDSVVTVTRVESVIRVRTGEKDIDALSI
- a CDS encoding recombinase family protein; this translates as MRVAQYLRVSSADQKKEGTSLMVEQKQLQSFCDMKGYSDITVYKDGAVSGGKPMLEKPAGTSLMEDAKNGKLDLILITKPDRGLRNVVDSHSNHRGIR
- a CDS encoding MaoC/PaaZ C-terminal domain-containing protein, translated to MIDLALIGKKYGPVPLKYTWKDVVLYALSIGAQTDELQFIYENAEGGLKVFPSFATVMGADVFAELFKDLKVNLSRFIHGEESVKLHRAIPPEGKAFVEGEITNIYDKVKGALILWRMKVMSGTYELLAEAEHSVFYVGAGGFGGDPGPKTEALEPPDGVQPNFAISYHIPENQAALYRLNGDFNPLHLDPNVAHNGGFPQPILHGLCTYGYATRAILRGACDGDASRFKEFNARFSGVVYPGDTLVTEGWEDKGDRYLIRSRTHSGGVVLSHAYARID